Below is a genomic region from Listeria swaminathanii.
GCGCCGTTCGAAGTTGCACTTGTGATAACGCGCTTCCCAGCTAAATCTTTGGTACTATTAATGCTGTTATTACTATCTAATACCGTCAACTGCAATGGAAAATTATTATACGCGACATCATTAAACAAAAATTTCTTCTCACGCTCTTTACTTTTTTCCATTTGATGCGCGACAATATCTACTTTTCCAGCACCAAGGCTAACGAGTAAATTGGAGAAATCCATCGTTTTAAATTTGAACTTATAGCCTGGCAAACGTTTATCGATTTCTTTTACTAGTTCGACATCATAGCCAGTTAATTTACCATTTTCATCTAAAAAGCAGACGTTTGGAAATTGCGTCCCTGTCCCGACCGTAATGGTTTGTACTTTTTCATTGGCTGCTTCTGGTTCATCTCCCGCCCCACATGCGCTTAATGTTAATGCAGCTGTAAGAGCCAGTGCTAAAATCCCATATTTCTTTTTCATCCTTTTTCCCCCTTTTTATGTCCAGCTAGGTATTCCAAGCAATGTGGCGTCAAATTTTTCTGGAATTAAGATTTTTCGCATCATCACGCCCACATCGCCGTCTTCTTCGTGTTCAAAATAAACTTCATAACCGCGGCGCAAATACATATCAAGCAGCCACGGGTGTTTTCTGGCAGATGTCCCAAGTGTAAGTGCCGGAGCTTTCAGCGTATCGCGGAGTACTCGCTCCTCCACATACGTTAATAATTTATCGCCAATCCCTTGTCCCGCAAGATCTGGTGCTGTTGCAAACCACCAAACAAAGGGATATTTTGAAGGTGGCGAATTGCTCTCCCACGGAAAACGAACAGTTATTGTAGAAATTAATTTGCCATTTCGCTCTAAAACAAATGCAGAAGAATTAACAATATTTTCTGTTACCATCGCCAAATCAGCATTAGTAGAAGGCCAATCAATTCCCAGTTCTTTCACTGACTGAAAAGCACTCGACAACAATTCTAAAAACTCCGGCGCATCTTCCACAGTCGCCACTCTAAAAATATCTTCTGTCATTTTCCGTTCTCCTCCCTACACTTCCACTGAATTTTGATTTAATAATGAAATAAATTGGCTTAAAGCAAGATCTAACCGTTCTTTCGCCGACGCTTCAATTTCATAAAGCCCATCCCCGAGCCGTTCAATTTGCTTATCGACTGTAAACTGACCTTTTAATATCGTTTCAGCCCCAAGTTCTTTTAAAACCGGATCCAGCGCATATTGCAGTGCCAGCAAGTGACCACCAGACCCGCCAAGCCCTAGTGGCAAAACGACTTTCCCTTTCAAAGCTTTGAGTGGCAAAAGGTCCAGATAGGCTTTTAACACACCCGAGTAAGCTGCTTTAAAAATCGGTGTTGCGATAATCACACCAGAACTACTCGCCACTTCACTATTCGCGAATTGAATATCCGGATGTGTGAAATCAGCTGTTACTAAAGCTTCTGCCTGGATTTTATGCACTTCAATAATTTGAACTTCCGTACCATTATTTACTAATTCATTTGCTGCTAGTTGGATTAAACCTGTAAGTCGAGATTCCGTTTTGATTCCCCCAGCAATAATCGTCACTTTTCCCATCAAATCGCCCCTTTTAATTCGCATCAACTTACTTGGTTTTTAGATATTAGATATACTATAAAGTAAAAGATTCTGTTTGGCTAATCAAAAAAACTAATGGCTAACCACAGTAATACTAATACTTCGACCTCAATCCGCATTATTCCTATGAATTTTATCAGATTAATAAATTGCTTCTACCAATTTTACGGTGTATACTGTTAGAAATATCAAAAAACTCCAATATGAAGGGGGAATTATATTGGAATTTAGGACCATTAAAACTTTTTATACGGTGGTTAATACGGGAAGTTTTCAGCGCGCAGCAGAAGTATTAAATTATTCGCAACCGACCATTTCGATGCGCATTAAACAGCTCGAACAAGATTTGGATGTTCAGTTATTTGAACGTGGCAAAACATTGAAACTAACGCACGCAGGTAGATTGTTTTATGAAAGAGCGGGCCAACTAATCGCCCAATATGAAGTACTCGACCACACGATATTCGACTTAAAAAATGGCAATGCCGGTCTTATCAAAGTAGGTATATCCGAGCCTAGCGCCAGTCTCGTTTTACCGCGAATTTTAAAACAATTTTTAGCAGACTTTCCAAAACTCATGGTGAATGTGGCGGTGGACGATGCCAACACCTGTAGCCAGAAATTAATTGACGGGGAAATTGATTTTGCGATTTGCGGGGAGCCTGAGCTGATTTTGGAGAACTTTTACTTTCCATTTTTCCATGATACGTTAGATTTAATTGTTTCAGAAAACCATCCTTTGGCTTCGCGGACTTCGGTAGAATTGCTTGATTTACGTGATGAATGCTTTATTTTCACCCCAGCAAACTGCCCGATTCGTATTCAAATTGAACAACATTTAAAACGCGCCATTGGTAGTGATTATAAAAAAATGGAGCTCACAAGTAGTATGTCTCATAAGTATTTTGTCCGTGAAAATGTAGGCGTCTCTATCTTTACTAGCACCGCACACTCAGAACTAATTGATGGAACGGTCCGCATTCCCATTGAAAATTTGCCGATTTCACCACCAATCGGCCTGTTAACTAATCAAAAAGAAAAAGATTTTGATAGTACGACGAAAGAATTTATTGACCGCATTATTTATTATTTTGATGATAAAAAAAGACAGCTAGACTAAAAAATTAGTCTAGCTGTTTTTTCATTTCACTTGAGCTGTCATCCAAGTTAATAATCGAGTATCGTTGCCTTTATAATTAATAATAATCGCGGAACTAACCTCACCTTTATCAATCACTTGCGTTACTGGTGTAGTATTCTTACTCGTTATTTTTTCTCCATTATCAGACCCACTGCAAAAACCGCTAAAATCATCATTAAAAAACGAAGAGGATTTCTCCTCTTCATTTTTACCACTCTAATTGGAAACTAGATTCAATTGCTAGC
It encodes:
- a CDS encoding amino acid ABC transporter substrate-binding protein, with the translated sequence MKKKYGILALALTAALTLSACGAGDEPEAANEKVQTITVGTGTQFPNVCFLDENGKLTGYDVELVKEIDKRLPGYKFKFKTMDFSNLLVSLGAGKVDIVAHQMEKSKEREKKFLFNDVAYNNFPLQLTVLDSNNSINSTKDLAGKRVITSATSNGALILKKINEEQGNNFEIAYEGQGSNDTANQLKTGRADATISTPFAVDFQNKTSAIKEKVVGDVLSNAKVYFMLGKNETKLSKDVDKALQSIIDDGTLKKLSEKWLGADYSKEQY
- a CDS encoding LysR family transcriptional regulator translates to MEFRTIKTFYTVVNTGSFQRAAEVLNYSQPTISMRIKQLEQDLDVQLFERGKTLKLTHAGRLFYERAGQLIAQYEVLDHTIFDLKNGNAGLIKVGISEPSASLVLPRILKQFLADFPKLMVNVAVDDANTCSQKLIDGEIDFAICGEPELILENFYFPFFHDTLDLIVSENHPLASRTSVELLDLRDECFIFTPANCPIRIQIEQHLKRAIGSDYKKMELTSSMSHKYFVRENVGVSIFTSTAHSELIDGTVRIPIENLPISPPIGLLTNQKEKDFDSTTKEFIDRIIYYFDDKKRQLD
- a CDS encoding GNAT family N-acetyltransferase, which encodes MTEDIFRVATVEDAPEFLELLSSAFQSVKELGIDWPSTNADLAMVTENIVNSSAFVLERNGKLISTITVRFPWESNSPPSKYPFVWWFATAPDLAGQGIGDKLLTYVEERVLRDTLKAPALTLGTSARKHPWLLDMYLRRGYEVYFEHEEDGDVGVMMRKILIPEKFDATLLGIPSWT
- the ssuE gene encoding NADPH-dependent FMN reductase; this translates as MGKVTIIAGGIKTESRLTGLIQLAANELVNNGTEVQIIEVHKIQAEALVTADFTHPDIQFANSEVASSSGVIIATPIFKAAYSGVLKAYLDLLPLKALKGKVVLPLGLGGSGGHLLALQYALDPVLKELGAETILKGQFTVDKQIERLGDGLYEIEASAKERLDLALSQFISLLNQNSVEV